One segment of Penaeus monodon isolate SGIC_2016 unplaced genomic scaffold, NSTDA_Pmon_1 PmonScaffold_7311, whole genome shotgun sequence DNA contains the following:
- the LOC119571651 gene encoding death-associated inhibitor of apoptosis 2-like yields the protein MSQNIPLHIDDQQYHVDFSGMTSEYNRRMTFGHESSSYVINPKILAKAGFMRCGLSSKQYIVCVNCHLYIDIDTIMPWDDIVKIHKDKNPLCLLARNLPPLPRSKIFENRFDPATGLPADLRYEIKRLETFIDWPNKVVQAKDLAAAGFFYTRDTTCCICFSCHKYMNFSYDKPIVIRDMHLKKSPNCKFAQGKSVGNIPIRMSNILNSIVNQKRVAVTSATATATATATVDQEDLIKTRYEYAGPLHDYYKTTQSRLESFLNWPHRHRQKIEALVEAGFYYLGISDHVQCFHCGACLRNWEEDDDPWRVHAEWYPECYYVQLKKGKEFIDKVRLEVSRIPMWRHSSSTSQDTSEHDWNILLGLDYTKRLILVQGFPVVAVRDALCEQILQTGIPFSREVDCTSAVRKKIESYEEKNNNKLLSAERIANYRTVYAVMRFIQMVMGKNYNRSYPTGCIENSVYLYKQSAFNDSGDPNIPMYRHEISFNLPYPDHTYTGYHIESEYRMTLDRLNSYEITSRISSILDQEQSASLTAIWGYLVRQTTTTKKTNTSASNVDRGDITNALDS from the exons ATGTCGCAAAATATTCCATTACACATCGACGATCAGCAATATCATGTCGATTTTAGTGGTATGACAAGCGAATATAATCGCAGAATGACATTTGGGCACGAGTCGTCCTCGTATGTTATTAATCCAAAGATACTTGCAAAGGCTGGTTTTATGAGATGCGGTCTATCGTCTAAACAATACATAGTTTGTGTTAACTGTCATCTATATATCGACATAGACACCATCATGCCATGGGACGATATTGTGAAGATCCATAAGGATAAGAATCCGCTTTGTCTCCTCGCACGAAATCTACCTCCTCTTCCAAGATCAAAGATCTTTGAAAATCGTTTCGATCCAGCGACTGGATTACCGGCCGATTTAAGATACGAAATAAAGAGATTAGAAACATTCATAGATTGGCCAAACAAAGTGGTACAAGCAAAAGACTTAGCCGCTGCTGGATTTTTCTATACGAGAGACACAACCTGCTGCATCTGTTTTAGCTGTCACAAATACATGAATTTTTCTTACGATAAACCTATCGTTATAAGAGATATGCATTTAAAGAAAAGTCCTAACTGTAAGTTTGCACAGGGTAAGTCAGTAGGCAATATACCCATACGCATGAGTAACATTCTCAATAGTATTGTAAATCAGAAGAGAGTTGCAGTAACATCAGCAACAGCGACAGCGACAGCAACAGCGACAGTCGACCAGGAAGATTTGATAAAGACTCGATACGAATACGCTGGTCCGTTGCACGATTATTATAAAACGACCCAATCGCGGCTGGAGAGCTTTTTAAATTGgcctcatcgtcatcgtcaaaaAATAGAGGCGCTAGTAGAGGCCGGATTCTATTATCTTG GGATTAGCGATCACGTTCAATGCTTTCACTGCGGTGCTTGTCTTCGCAACTGGGAGGAAGATGACGATCCTTGGAGAGTACACGCCGAGTGGTATCCCGAATGCTATTACGTTCaattaaagaagggaaaagaattcATCGACAAG gtCAGATTAGAAGTATCTCGTATACCGATGTGGAGACACAGTTCCAGCACCAGCCAAGATACATCGGAACATGATTGGAACATCCTCCTGGGTTTGGACTATACCAAACGCTTGATATTGGTGCAGGGGTTTCCCGTCGTTGCCGTTCGAGATGCGCTCTGCGAGCAAATTCTACAGACCGGCATACCTTTTTCCAGAGAGGTCGACTGTACTTCAGCTGTACGGAAAAAAATCGAATCGtacgaggaaaaaaataacaataaactattGTCAGCAGAGCGTATTGCAAATTATCGAACGGTGTACGCTGTGATGCGATTTATACAAATGGTTATGGGAAAGAACTACAATCGTTCCTATCCTACCGGTTGTATCGAGAATTCGGTTTACCTGTATAAGCAGTCAGCCTTTAACGATAGCGGAGACCCCAATATCCCGATGTATCGTCATGAAATTTCCTTTAATCTTCCGTATCCCGATCACACATATACCGGCTATCATATCGAGAGCGAGTATCGCATGACACTGGACAGACTTAACTCTTACGAAATTACCTCTCGAATAAGTTCTATTCTAGATCAAGAACAGAGCGCATCCCTAACTGCGATATGGGGATATCTGGTtcgacagacaacaacaacaaaaaagacaaatacgTCAGCCTCTAATGTGGATAGGGGAGACATAACAAATGCACTAGATTCA